One genomic segment of Salmo trutta chromosome 8, fSalTru1.1, whole genome shotgun sequence includes these proteins:
- the si:ch211-119e14.1 gene encoding uncharacterized protein si:ch211-119e14.1 — translation MTTYDPEIKTTSTFVVLTVFFILVTLVALLVVLYMWLNRQTDGQYTVHQLVLGEGGARDRVRGGVQDLEVWFRRRFWPLSEDVETVGEEEQRDEEEDVERVSEGGESEGEGKKEEGDEREDRVDDSSDDNSSAEGCGLTERVKVMDAKKERRECEGKREENMEEKGDSKGDEGAVGGEESGRGGLLIHLHQCSGSAIWSEDYEGGKDNNDVTAL, via the coding sequence ATGACTACTTACGATCCAGAAATCAAAACCACTTCCACCTTCGTCGTCTTGACTGTCTTCTTCATCCTGGTCACCCTCGTTGCCCTCCTGGTCGTCCTGTACATGTGGCTAAATCGCCAGACTGATGGCCAGTACACAGTCCACCAACTGGTCCTTGGGGAGGGTGGGGCCAGGGACCGGGTGAGGGGCGGGGTCCAAGACCTGGAGGTGTGGTTCAGGCGTCGCTTTTGGCCTCTCAGTGAGGATGTGGAGACTGtaggagaggaggaacagagagacgaagaggaggatgtagagagagtgagtgagggaggggaaagcgagggggaggggaagaaggaggagggggatgagagggaggaccGAGTGGACGACTCTTCGGATGACAACTCCAGTGCGGAGGGCTGTGGCCTGACGGAGAGAGTGAAGGTCATGGACgcgaagaaggagaggagagagtgtgaggggaagagagaggagaatatggaggaaaagggggatagCAAAGGTGATGAGGGAGCAGTGGGAGGAGAAGAAAGTGGACGGGGAGGTTTGCTGATACACCTGCATCAGTGCTCTGGTAGTGCTATCTGGTCTGAAGATTATGAGGGAGGCAAAGACAACAATGATGTGACTGCATTGTGA